From a region of the Vanrija pseudolonga chromosome 2, complete sequence genome:
- the pip_0 gene encoding Proline iminopeptidase, translated as MASSRIALTTLRARTVTAQGYRPLTTAASASSSALTPTQPSDSQTITLPDGRTLGYATYGSTNPTDPTLFYFHGYPSCRLEGEALDKIAQKHGLRVVTPDRPGSGLSTLQPTTGPPPNVTDYPADVAYLADHLGIGKFAVIGGSGGGPSSLACGADPSLTKRLTTVGLFAAAPPWEAGRQHMSRGRQWLAWGVERVPSLVALGTSVLLSIIRFIVGRKYVQNKIDAFIESQAAKARADGVGGNDARPMSERRESLIRALTEPFAQGAKSIVYQTQLLVRPWGIDYGTIPFKPVRIWHGTQDTASPVVMMRWLADRIPGAEMTEWDEGHFGLLKYMDGIVEEVVQKAKEAETRDAAAAVVDKTA; from the coding sequence ATGGCGTCCTCGCGGATCGCTCTCACGACGCTTCGAGCTCGCACCGTTACCGCCCAGGGATATCGGCCTCTTacgacagcggcgtcggcgtcgagctccgcCCTCACGCCTACACAGCCATCAGACAGCCAAACAATCACCCTCCCTGACGGCAGGACGCTTGGCTATGCGACCTATGGCTCGACCAACCCGACCGACCCGACGCTGTTCTACTTTCACGGCTACCCATCCTGTCGGCTGGAAGGCGAAGCACTGGACAAGATCGCGCAGAAGCACGGCCTGCGCGTAGTGACTCCCGACCGACCTGGCTCTGGCTTGTCCACCCTGCAGCCCACGACGGGGCCACCACCAAATGTCACAGACTACCCTGCCGACGTTGCGTACCTTGCAGACcacctcggcatcggcaagTTTGCAGTCATTGGAGGGTCTGGCGGCGggccgtcctcgctcgcttgcGGCGCCGATCCATCATTAACGAAGCGCCTCACCACCGTCGGGCTATTCGCGGCTGCCCCGCCCTGGGAAGCTGGCCGGCAGCACATGTCCCGCGGGCGCCAGTGGCTCGCGTGGGGCGTGGAGCGGGTCCCTTCCCTCGTCGCACTTGGAACTAGCGTCCTCCTCTCAATTATTCGGTTTATCGTTGGGCGGAAGTACGTGCAGAACAAGATCGACGCGTTCATCGAGTCccaggcggccaaggcgcgcgccgacggcgtagGTGGAAACGATGCACGCCCCATGTCCGAGCGCCGCGAATCGCTCATCCGCGCGCTCACCGAGCCGTTCGCCCAGGGCGCAAAGTCGATCGTGTACCAGACGCAGCTGCTCGTCCGGCCATGGGGCATCGACTACGGTACGATCCCGTTCAAACCCGTGCGGATATGGCACGGCACACAAGACACGGCGAGCCCCGTCGTGATGATGCGCTGGCTTGCGGACCGGATCCCGGGCGCCGAGATGACCGAGTGGGACGAGGGTCATTTCGGGCTGCTCAAGTACATGGATGGGATTGTGGAGGAGGTCGTgcagaaggccaaggaggcaGAGACGCGcgatgccgctgctgcggtAGTCGACAAGACGGCTTAG
- the ALMA7 gene encoding Dimethlysulfonioproprionate lyase 7 — MDLLSPPLATYVYDPSSFSPFLSFSPNSATPMSVPLVTPAPAPPPPPLAKSVPKLGVLQLNTSFPRPPGDVGNAASWPMPTVVRVVEEAKTATVLSGMWGSELVDAFVREGEKMMAEEGVVAFVTSCGYLATMHSTLSAKLPFMGTSALLQVAWLQMSFFPGPDSYRSVGIITLKRSALTERHLKSVGAHPATPIVGLPESSNPSDAIFKAVLEEKIPYDYAGMQREVVAAARTLMREFPTLRAIVLECTNMPPFTRAVAEATGCRVWDILTLGKWLYCAAVPPDFSLQSTIATGGALMGGGLGAMEGAAAFTAPPAPAPASAAANRGGISGIVGVEEWLEWKKAHAPGGAGLQHNQAQAQLQRQSTSPASTTSPAGAPPPPSAPEVNPFEGGFVPGVHFGL, encoded by the exons ATGGACCTGCTTAGCCCACCGCTAGCGACGTACGTGTACGACCcgtcgtccttctcgcccttccTCTCTTTCTCGCCGAACTCGGCCACGCCGATGTCGGTGCCCCTCGTcaccccggccccggccccaccacctcctccgcttGCCAAGTCGGTGCCCAAGCTCGGTGTACTGCAGCTCAACACGTCGTTTCCGAGACCTCCAGGGGACGTAGGGAACGCCGCGTCATGGCCGATGCCAACGGTGGTCCGcgttgtcgaggaggcgaAAACGGCAACGGTCTTGAGCGGCATGTGGGGGAGTGAGCTGGTCGACGCCTTTGTGCGCGAAGGGGAGAAAATGATGGCCGAGGAGGGGGTTGTCGCGTTTGTGACGAGCTGCGGCTAT CTTGCCACCATGCATTCCACGTTGTCCGCCAAGCTTCCGTTCATGGGCACGAGTGCCCTCCTTCAAGTTGCCTGGCTGCAGATGAGCTTTTTCCCTGGTCCAGACAGCTACCGATCAGTGGGGATCATCACGCTCAAGCGGAGCGCCTTG ACGGAACGGCATCTCAAGAGCGTCGGGGCGCATCCTGCAACGCCGATCGTCGGCCTGCCAGAGTCGTCCAACCCGTCGGACGCAATCTTCAAGGCTGTCTTGGAGGAGAAGATTCCCT ACGACTATGCGGGGatgcagcgcgaggtcgtggcGGCCGCTCGCACACTGATGCGCGAGTTCCCAACGCTGCGCGCCATCGTGCTGGAGTGCACCAACATGCCGCCATTCACACGCGCAGTAGCCGAGGCAACAGGCTGTCGAGTGTGGGATATTCTCACTCTCGGCAAGTGGCTCTACTGTGCCGCTGTTCCGCCCGATTTCTCGCTCCAGAGTACGATTGCGACAGGCGGAGCGTTGATGGGAGGAGGTTTGGGTGCCATGGAAGGCGCAGCAGCATTCACGGCCCCGCCAGCACCCGcaccggcgtcggcagcggccaaCCGCGGCGGTATTAGCGGCATCGTCGGTGTCGAAGAGTGGCTCGAATGGAAGAAGGCCCACGcccccggcggcgctggcctGCAGCATAACCAGGCGCAGGCTCAGCTCCAGCGGCAGAGTACAAGCccggcatcgacgacgagcccggcgggagcgccgccgccgccgagcgcaccaGAAGTCAACCCGTTTGAAGGTGGTTTCGTCCCAGGAGTCCACTTCGGATTGTAG
- the CPS1_0 gene encoding Carboxypeptidase S, whose protein sequence is MAQKGPWLGLWLSLAALLVGLFIHRNASMGDAPSTSHDHTECRHAKLSTSESKGDWCPKQPEPLSRGLDWNPADSDDDRSQAYERLAGAVRIRTETFESMPTDASDPQFDQFYVFEAYLRATFPAVHAKLQLEHVNVHGLLYTWQGSSPELKPIVLMAHQDVVPVNPATESQWEHPPYSAHLDADGWIWGRGTTDMKSTLIGILAAAEKLLAEGFQPERTALFSFGFDEEVEGERGGKALAAVVLERYGPQGVSLIIDEGFTGVSNDFGREFARVGLTEKGYLTVQMSVAMPGGHSSKPPTHTAIGITGQLFAAMEASPGPVRLDESNPFFAYLECAAKYGDMDEGMAKRLNCPDCWPALGQELAKDPDMAVFLRTTQAITVVNGGIKENALPETVTSLTNYRTVFFETTQVVLDRLVAAITPVARAHNLTLDAFGTHPDVQQNVIRLKTVGPVSEPAPTTPHDGPAFELVAGTLRHLFPKSVVVPSAMTALTDTVWYHGSSKHIYRFTPAYFEHLIGFHTVNERIHIDAHLSTIRFFYKLMRNSVGWATDRKDS, encoded by the exons ATGGCTCAAAAAGGACCATGGCTGGGGCTCTGGCTAtccctcgccgccttgcTTGTCGGCTTATTCATCCATCGTAACGCAAGCATGGGAGACGCTCCTTCAACCTCGCACGACCACACCGAGTGCCGTCACGCAAAATTGTCTACCTCCGAGTCCAAGGGCGACTGGTGTCCCAAGCAGCCTGAACCGCTGAGTAGGGGCCTcgactgg AACCCAGCGGACAGCGATGATGATAGAAGCCAGGCGTACGAGCGTCTAGCGGGAGCCGTGCGCATC CGCACGGAGACATTCGAGTCCATGCCGACCGACGCGTCGGACCCGCAGTTCGATCAGTTCTATGTGTTCGAGGCGTACCTGCGAGCAACCTTCCCAGCAGT CCATGCCAAGCTCCAACTGGAGCATGTGAATGTCCATGGGCTTCTCTACACCTGGCAAGGAAGCAGCCCGGAACTAAAGCCTATC GTCCTCATGGCCCACCAGGACGTGGTGCCCGTGAACCCGGCCACCGAGAGCCAGTGGGAGCACCCACCCTACTCTGCACACCTGGATGCCGACGGCTGGATCTGGGGCCGCGGCACGACCGACATGAAGTCGACGCTGATCGGCATCCTGGCTGCGGCTGAGAAGCTTCTGGCTGAGGGCTTCCAACCTGAGCG AACTGCCCTGTTCTCGTTCGGGTTCGACGAAGAGGTCGAAGGTGAACGTGGAGGCAAGGcactcgcggccgtcgtcctGGAGCGGTATGGTCCCCAAGGAGTCAGCctcatcatcgacgaggGGTTCACTGGCGTGTCCAACGACTTCGGCCGCGAGTTTGCCCGCGTCGGCCTGACCGAGAAGGGCTACCTCACCGTCCAGATGAGCGTCGCCATGCCTGGTGGGCATAGCTCCAAGCCGCCCACTCATACCGCTATTGGTATCACGGGCCAGCTGTTCGCAGCCATGGAGGCGTCCCCTGGGCCTGTGCGTCTGGATGAGTCCAACCCGTTCTTCGCCTACCTTGAGTGTGCGGCCAAGTACGGCGACATGGACGAGGGGATGGCCAAGCGCCTAAACTGTCCTGATTGTTGGCCTGCCCTGGGGCAGGAGCTTGCAAAGGACCCCGATATGGCAGTATTCCTCCGGACTACCCAG GCCATCACAGTGGTCAACGGCGGTATCAAGGAGAACGCCCTTCCAGAAACCGTCACCAGCCTCACCAACTACCGGACAGTCTTCTTTGAGACGACTCAAGTCGTGCTCGACCGCCTTGTTGCCGCCATCACGCCTGTCGCCCGTGCTCACAACCTGACTCTGGATGCGTTCGGCACGCACCCTGACGTGCAGCAGAATGTCATCAGGCTCAAGACTGTCGGCCCCGTCTCCGAGCCCGCCCCAACTACGCCCCACGATGGCCCGGcgttcgagctcgtcgcggggACGCTGCGACACTTGTTCCCCAAGTCGGTCGTTGTACCGTCTGCCATGACCGCCTTGACGGACACGGTCT GGTACCATGGCTCCTCGAAGCACATCTACCGCTTTACACCAGCTTACTTCGAGCACCTCATTGGCTTCCACACGGTCAACGAGCGGATTCACATCGACGCGCATCTGTCCACCATCCGATTCTTCTACAAACTCATGAGAAACAGCGTAGGGTGGGCGACCGACCGAAAGGACTCGTAA
- the BGL1B_0 gene encoding Beta-glucosidase 1B produces MTIDNKPETLITQDESLRGVLPKDFWYAAATAAYQIEGAWNEDGKGVGIWDELMNKPEWDATGNGMIACDSYHLWKEDIALIKSYGMNSYRFSISWSRVKPKGGADDEVNEKGIEYYNNLINGLLAEGITPWITIFHWDTPAELDHRYEGFADTEQIVRDFTSYANLLFERFGDRVKNWITYNEPLVYTGYNAQFFKRDVWTDALQAKYTRSAILCHAHAVNLYHKQFAPTQGGQIGIVLNIDWVTPIDDSHEARAAAQASNDFMLGQYADPIYLGFIPQTLIDRFGADHMYFTPEEWRVINEAGSDFFGLNHYSTAYATGKWLKPEEATVLQRAEGLQERVKEDKNGKVIGNRGQYGHPYDVPWGFRELLRHIHARYLRRSGLRLYITENGFAADQEFKMTREEACHGDANRQQQTYYANYIREVAQAVRDDGIDIGGYMCWSLLDNCEWTTGMVPRFGLTAVDFESPKRTRYPKDTVWMLRRVMDHLIKQ; encoded by the exons ATGACCATTGACAACAAGCCCGAGACCCTCATCACGCAGGACGAGTCGCTCCGCGGCGTCCTCCCCAAGGACTTCTGGtatgccgccgccacggccgcgtACCAGATCGAAGGCGCGTGGaacgaggacggcaagggcgtCGGCATCTGGGACGAGCTCATGAACAAGCCCGAGTGGGACGCGACCGGCAACGGCATGATCGCGTGCGACTCGTACCACCTGTGGAAGGAGGACATTGCGCTCATCAAGTCGTACGGGATGAACAGCTACCGCTTCAGCATTTCTTGGAGCCGCGTCAAGCCCAAGG gcggcgccgacgacgaggtcaacgaGAAGGGAATCGAGTACTACAACAACCTGATCAACGGTTTGCTTGCGGAGGGAATCACGCCCTGGATCACCATCTTCCACTGGgacacgccggccgagctcgaccacaGGTACGAGGGCTTTGCGGACACGGAGCAGATCGTGCGCGACTTTACGTCGTACGCCAACCTTCTCTTTGAGCGCTtcggcgaccgcgtcaaGAATTGGATCACGTACAACGAG CCCCTCGTGTACACGGGCTACAACGCCCAGTTCTTCAAGCGCGACGTGTGGACCGACGCCCTGCAGGCCAAGTACACCCGCTCGGCGATCCTGTGCCACGCCCACGCTGTCAACCTCTACCACAAGCAGTTCGCGCCCACCCAGGGCGGCCAGATTGGTATCGTGCTCAACATCGACTGGGTCACGCCCATCGACGATTCACACGAGGCACGCGCGGCCGCCCAGGCGTCCAACGACTTCATGTTGGGCCAGTACGCCGACCCCATCT ACCTCGGCTTCATCCCCCAGACCCTGATTGACcgcttcggcgccgaccacATGTACTTCACCCCCGAGGAGTGGAGGGTGATCAACGAGGCGGGCTCCGACTTCTTCGGCCTGAACCACTACTCGACCGCGTACGCGACGGGCAAGTGGCTGAAGCCGGAGGAGGCGACCGTTctccagcgcgccgagggcctgcaggagcgcgtcaaggaggacaagaaCGGCAAGGTGATCGGCAACCGCGGCCAGTACGGGCACCCGTACGACGTTCCCTGGGGATTCCGCGAGCTCCTGCGCCACATCCACGCGCGATACCTCCGCCGTTCCGGCCTGAGGCTGTACATCACTGAGAACGGCTTCGCCGCCGACCAGGAGTTCAAGATgacgcgcgaggaggcgtgCCATGGCGACGCGAaccgccagcagcagacCTACTACGCCAACTACATCCGCGAGGTGGCGCAGGcggtgcgcgacgacggtaTCGACATTGGCGGATACATGTGCTGGTCGCTGCTAGA CAACTGCGAGTGGACGACCGGCATGGTTCCCCGCTTCGGTctcaccgccgtcgactTTGAGAGCCCCAAGCGTACCCGTTACCCCAAGGACACGGTGTGGATGCTCCGCCGCGTGATGGACCACCTCATCAAGCAGTAG
- the SPBC1773.17c_0 gene encoding Putative 2-hydroxyacid dehydrogenasec, giving the protein MPLSEDPTGKVIGFIGLGAIGKNMAAKTKPWEMKIIYHNRSRLPEDEERKLDATYVSLDELYTTADVISINTPLTPETRHLLNDEAFAKMKDGVYIVNTARGAVIDEDALVRALDSGKVARAGLDVFDPEPKLSSALFSSDRVTLQPHVGAFTRGTIHRGERDVFANVKA; this is encoded by the exons ATGCCGCTGAGCGAAGATCCCACTGGCAAGGTGATTGGGTTCATTGGCCTCGGTGCCATCGGCAAGAACATGGCCGCCAAGACAAAACCCTGGGAGATGAAGATCATCTACCACAACCGCAGCCGCCTGCCAGAGGACG AGGAGAGGAAACTGGACGCGACATATGTGTCTCTTGATGAGCTGTACACGACAGCCGATGTCATCTCGATCAACACACCGCTCACGCCGGAGACACGGCACCTGCTCAACGACGAGGCGTTTGCAAAGATGAAGGACGGGGTGTACATTGTCAACACGGCGAGG GGCGCAGTGATTGACGAGGACGCCCTCGTCCGTGCGCTCGACTCTGGCAAGGTCGCCCGTGCCGGGCTGGACGTGTTCGATCCCGAGCCGAAGCTGTCTTCCGCCCTGTTCTCCAGCGATCGCGTCACCCTCCAGCCTCATGTCGGCGCATTCACCCGCGGTACCATTCACAGGGGCGAGCGGGACGTGTTTGCAAACGTCAAGGCATAG
- the SPBC1773.17c_1 gene encoding Putative 2-hydroxyacid dehydrogenasec, whose amino-acid sequence MTEHKPRRRILGIGYPRFAVREWEDLAKNYDLHHFVPASDRAAVVAEVKRLCGEHGPFDAGYVLFGTAAYSPFDEALLGPLLAPRTCGVWAQGGVGYDDVDVPLLIQHGCYLANTPHAVTAATADMGILLMLSALRGVRQGEQELR is encoded by the exons ATGACTGAGCACAAGCCCCGACGCCGCATCCTGGGGATCGGGTACCCTCGATTCGCGGTCCGTGAGTGGGAGGACCTGGCAAAGAACTACGATCTCCACCACTTCGTCCCCGCAAGCGATCGCGCTGCGGTTGTCGCCGAGGTGAAGCGGCTGTGTGGCGAGCATGGGCCATTCGACGCCGGCTATGTG CTGTTCGGCACGGCAGCGTACTCGCCGTTCGATGAAGCGCTCCTCGGtccgctcctcgccccccgGACCTGCGGCGTCTGGGCCCAAGGCGGCGTTGGGTACGACGATGTCGACGTGCCCCTCCTCATCCAGCACGGTTGCTACCTCGCCAACACGCCTCATGCGGTCACTGCAGCCACGGCCGACATGGGTATTCTCCTCATGCTGTCCGCCTTGCGGGGGGTGAGGCAGGGCGAGCAGGAGCTGCGCTAG